GGAAATCTTTCGGAGTGGGAGCTTTGTGAAAGTAAAGATAACCGCCGAAAACTTCATCGGCACCTTCACCACTCAATACCATTTTGATCCCCATCGATTTGATCACACGTGCCAGTAAATACATGGGAGTGGAGGCACGTACCGTAGTCACATCATACGTCTCGATAAAATAGATAACATCCCGAATAGCATCCAGCCCTTCCTGAACCGTATAATTGATTTCATGATGAACCGTACCGATATATTCTGCCACTTCACGTGCCTTTATCAAATCGGGCGCCCCCTTCAGACCGATGGCAAAAGAATGTAGTTGAGGCCACCAGGCGTCACTTGCTCCGTCTGTTTCAATACGTTTTGCTGCATATTTTTTGGCGATAGCTGAAATCACAGAACTGTCCAGACCACCTGAAAGAAGTACTCCATAGGGAACGTCACTCATCAGCTGGCGATGAACGGCATCTTCCAATGCTTCTTTTACATCACTGACTTTGGCATCATTGTCTTTTACAGACTCATAGTCTGTCCATTCGCGTGTATACCAACGCTTCATTTTGCCTTCTTTACTGTAAAAGTAATGTCCCGGAAGAAATGGTTCGTACTCATTACAGAATCCTTCGAGTGCTTTCAGTTCACTGCCGAAGTAGATTTTGCCATCCTTGTCTTTTCCTATATATAAAGGTATGACTCCGATAGGATCACGTGCAATGAGGAACTCGTCTTTTTCTTCATCATAAAGTACAAAGGCGAAAATTCCGCTGATCTCTTCCAGAAAGTGGATGCCTTTATCTTTATAAAGGGCAAGAATCACTTCACAGTCGCTTCCGGTCTGAAAATCATATTGTCCGGCATAGCGGGCGCGGATATCCCGATGGTTGTAGATTTCACCGTTCACGGCGAGCGCTTGTTTCCGGTCGGGGGAGTATAAGGGCTGTCCTCCGCTTTGCGGGTCAACTATCGAGAGGCGTTCGTGTGCCAGAATGGCGCTTCCACCTACGTAGATACCGCTCCAGTCCGGTCCGCGATGACGGATTTTCTGTGCCATTTTCAGTGCTTTGTCTCTTAGCTCTTTGGTTTGAGTTTTTATGTTGAGTATACCTGCTATTCCACACATAACTTTGAGTATTTGGAAGTTAATATAATTTGTTGATTCTCTGTTTTTTAAAAGTCGGTTCGTTACTATTTATTCGTTTTCCCTGGCTTTTCCTTTCGTTTGACCTGGGTCATCTTTTAGTTCAACCTAGGTTGTTGTTTCGTTCAACCTAGGTCAAACGAATAAATAATAGTCTATAAACTTCATGGTGTTCCTTGCTGTAAGGGTTACTTCACCAAATAGTGATCTATGTCCGCAGCAGCCTTTCGTCCTCCTGCCATCGCCCGTACTACGAGGCTTGCTCCGGTAGCTGCATCTCCGGCAAGGAATACGTTTTCTGCAAATTTCGGTTGTTCCGGTTTCAGGAATCCCATGGCCAGCAGCACCATATCTGCTTCGATTACTTCTTTCTTCCCTGTGAGGTTCATGGTCGGACGTCCGCCATCTGTTGCCGGTGTCCATTCTACTTCTTCCACCTCGACGCCGGTTACTTTACCGTTCTTACCCAAAAACTGATTGGAAGTCAGGCACCAGCGACGGGTACAACCTTCTTCATGGCTGGAGGTCGTTTTGAAAACTACCGGCCATTGCGGCCAGGGCGTAGAAGGATTGTGGCCGACGGGAGGTTTGGGCATAATTTCAATTTGCGTGACGCTGGTTGCTCCCTGTCGTACACTGGTTCCGATACAGTCCGAACCGGTGTCTCCACCGCCGATCACAAGCACTTTTTTGCCTTTGGCATTCACCAGTTTGTCTTTGGGGAAAGTTTGTCCTTCCAGAATCCTGTTCTGTTGCGCCAGCATTTCCAGTGCGAAATGGATTCCTTTCAACTCCCGTCCCGGAATGCTTAAATCACGGGCAGTCGGTGTACCCGTGCAAATGCAATATGCATCGAATCCTTCCGGCAAATGGTTAACGTCTATTTCTACTCCCATTTCAAACTGAATACCTTCTGCGGCAAGTATTTTCATGCGGCGGTCGATTACGTTTTTGTCCAGTTTGAAGTTTGGAATACCGAAACGTAATAATCCTCCCGCAGCTTCATCTTTATCGAATAACGTTACGGTGTATCCTTTTAGATTCAGTTGGTTGGCAACTACCAATCCGGCCGGACCGGCACCGACAACTGCTACTTTTTTGCCGTTTCTTTGGGGATGCTGCACCTGTATATATCCTTCACGGAAGGCGGCTTCTACAATGGCAGCTTCATTTTCACGGATAGTCACCGGTTGGTCACAGGATAGTTTCAGTACACAGGATTTCTCACAGAGGGCAGGGCAGATACGTCCTGTAAATTCCGGAAAGTCGCAAGTGGATGACAGCACTTCATACGCTTCTTTCCATTTTCCTTTGAATAAAGCGTCCTGCCATTCCGGCTGTTTATTGCCTATTGGACAAGCCCAGTGACAAAAAGGTACTCCGCAATCCATACACCGTGATGCCTGTAATTTACGGCTGTTCGTATTCAATGTTTGTTCTACCTGACTATAGTCAGTGATGCGCTCGCTAACGGGGCGGTATCCCGCCTCTTGCCGAGGTATATTTAAAAAAGCTTTAGGATCTCCCATCTTGTTAAGTAATAAGTATTAGGTAATAGGTATTAAGCAATAAGTATTAACTATATGGATTAAAGATGTTTGAAGCTACGGTTAATACCTAATACTTAATACCTAATACTTGAATTAATAGTCTCTTTGCAT
This sequence is a window from Bacteroides thetaiotaomicron VPI-5482. Protein-coding genes within it:
- a CDS encoding glutamate synthase subunit beta, which gives rise to MGDPKAFLNIPRQEAGYRPVSERITDYSQVEQTLNTNSRKLQASRCMDCGVPFCHWACPIGNKQPEWQDALFKGKWKEAYEVLSSTCDFPEFTGRICPALCEKSCVLKLSCDQPVTIRENEAAIVEAAFREGYIQVQHPQRNGKKVAVVGAGPAGLVVANQLNLKGYTVTLFDKDEAAGGLLRFGIPNFKLDKNVIDRRMKILAAEGIQFEMGVEIDVNHLPEGFDAYCICTGTPTARDLSIPGRELKGIHFALEMLAQQNRILEGQTFPKDKLVNAKGKKVLVIGGGDTGSDCIGTSVRQGATSVTQIEIMPKPPVGHNPSTPWPQWPVVFKTTSSHEEGCTRRWCLTSNQFLGKNGKVTGVEVEEVEWTPATDGGRPTMNLTGKKEVIEADMVLLAMGFLKPEQPKFAENVFLAGDAATGASLVVRAMAGGRKAAADIDHYLVK
- the asnB gene encoding asparagine synthase B: MCGIAGILNIKTQTKELRDKALKMAQKIRHRGPDWSGIYVGGSAILAHERLSIVDPQSGGQPLYSPDRKQALAVNGEIYNHRDIRARYAGQYDFQTGSDCEVILALYKDKGIHFLEEISGIFAFVLYDEEKDEFLIARDPIGVIPLYIGKDKDGKIYFGSELKALEGFCNEYEPFLPGHYFYSKEGKMKRWYTREWTDYESVKDNDAKVSDVKEALEDAVHRQLMSDVPYGVLLSGGLDSSVISAIAKKYAAKRIETDGASDAWWPQLHSFAIGLKGAPDLIKAREVAEYIGTVHHEINYTVQEGLDAIRDVIYFIETYDVTTVRASTPMYLLARVIKSMGIKMVLSGEGADEVFGGYLYFHKAPTPKDFHEETVRKLSKLHMYDCLRANKSLSAWGVEGRVPFLDKEFLDVAMALNPKAKMCPGKEIEKRIVREAFADMLPESVAWRQKEQFSDGVGYSWIDTLREITAAAVSDEQMEHAAERFPINTPLNKEEYYYRSIFEEHFPSESAARSVPSVPSVACSTAEALAWDVAFRNLNEPSGRAVRGVHEEAYAEEVK